Proteins encoded within one genomic window of Acinetobacter sp. WCHA55:
- a CDS encoding aldehyde dehydrogenase family protein, which yields MRYVDPNQPGSKVEFKAQYENFIGGEWVAPIKGEYFENISPVDGKAFTKIPRSSAEDIELALDAAHKAKAQWNKSSPTTRSNLLLKIADRLEENLEKLAVAETWDNGKPVRETLAADIPLAIDHFRYFASCIRAQEGGISEIDEDTIAYHFHEPLGVVGQIIPWNFPILMATWKIAPALAAGNCIVLKPAEQTPVSILVLVELIQDLLPPGILNIVNGYGVEVGRPLATNPRIAKIAFTGSTAVGQMIMQYATENIIPVTLELGGKSPNIFFEDIMDQDDDYLDKALEGFAMFALNQGEICTCPSRALVQESIADKFLEKAIERVKRIKTGHPLDTETMIGAQASLEQQEKILGCIATGRNEGAQLLTGGSERNEVGTGFYIEPTIFKGTNDMKIFQEEIFGPVLSVTTFKDFDDAIKIANDTIYGLGAGVWSRSAHTSYRAGRAIEAGRVWTNCYHIYPAHAAFGGYKKSGIGRENHKMMLDHYQQTKNLLVSYATKPMGFF from the coding sequence ATGCGCTACGTAGACCCTAACCAACCTGGTTCAAAAGTAGAATTTAAAGCACAGTATGAAAACTTTATTGGTGGCGAGTGGGTTGCTCCAATAAAAGGTGAATACTTTGAAAATATCTCTCCTGTCGACGGTAAAGCCTTTACTAAAATCCCACGTTCATCTGCTGAAGATATTGAGCTTGCTCTCGATGCTGCACACAAAGCTAAAGCACAATGGAATAAATCTTCTCCAACTACACGTTCTAATTTACTCCTTAAAATTGCTGATCGTCTAGAGGAAAATCTAGAGAAATTGGCTGTAGCTGAAACTTGGGATAACGGTAAACCAGTACGTGAAACCTTAGCTGCAGATATTCCACTTGCAATTGATCATTTCAGATATTTTGCAAGTTGTATTCGTGCACAAGAAGGTGGTATTTCTGAAATTGATGAAGACACTATTGCCTATCACTTCCACGAGCCATTAGGTGTTGTGGGACAAATTATTCCATGGAACTTCCCAATTTTAATGGCAACATGGAAAATTGCTCCAGCCCTTGCAGCAGGTAACTGTATTGTTCTTAAACCAGCTGAGCAAACGCCTGTAAGTATTTTAGTCTTGGTTGAACTGATTCAAGACTTACTCCCACCAGGTATTTTAAACATTGTAAATGGTTATGGAGTTGAAGTAGGCCGTCCACTTGCAACTAACCCACGTATTGCAAAAATTGCATTCACAGGCTCAACCGCTGTTGGGCAAATGATTATGCAGTATGCAACTGAAAATATTATTCCAGTAACTTTAGAGCTTGGTGGTAAATCTCCTAACATCTTCTTTGAAGATATTATGGATCAAGACGATGATTATCTTGACAAAGCGCTTGAAGGCTTTGCTATGTTTGCGTTGAACCAAGGTGAGATTTGTACTTGCCCTTCACGTGCATTAGTTCAAGAAAGCATAGCCGATAAATTCTTGGAAAAAGCAATTGAACGTGTCAAACGCATCAAAACAGGTCACCCACTAGACACTGAAACGATGATTGGTGCACAAGCTTCTTTAGAACAACAAGAGAAAATTTTAGGCTGTATCGCAACAGGACGTAATGAAGGTGCTCAATTACTGACGGGTGGTAGTGAACGTAATGAAGTGGGTACAGGTTTCTATATCGAACCAACCATTTTCAAAGGCACAAACGACATGAAAATTTTCCAAGAGGAAATTTTTGGACCAGTGCTTTCGGTTACAACGTTCAAAGACTTTGATGATGCGATTAAAATTGCAAATGACACCATTTACGGTCTAGGTGCAGGAGTATGGTCACGTTCTGCTCATACGTCTTATCGCGCGGGTCGTGCAATTGAAGCGGGTCGTGTTTGGACCAACTGTTATCATATCTACCCTGCGCATGCGGCATTTGGTGGTTACAAAAAATCTGGCATTGGTCGTGAAAACCACAAAATGATGCTTGATCATTACCAACAAACTAAAAACTTGCTTGTAAGCTATGCCACTAAGCCAATGGGCTTCTTCTAA
- the eutC gene encoding ethanolamine ammonia-lyase subunit EutC gives MSLVPLENYQSEQHQDVWENLKKFTDARIAIGRAGCSIPTHELLKFQLAHAEAQDAVHQALDVEQLVASFNTLGLDSLTIHSQAENKQEYLKRPDLGRLLSPASQHGLEVFKSSNPQNYDVCIVIGDGLSARAIEENAVPFIQHFISHLHTERWSIAPMVIATGSRVALGDPVAECLQATMLVMLIGERPGLSSPDSMGIYYTWKAASGTLDSKRNCISNVRPAGLSIPVAVQRLMSLMRSSKKLGYSGVDLKDEHEIVSLDMEHTPKRLF, from the coding sequence ATGTCACTTGTTCCTCTAGAAAATTATCAATCTGAACAGCATCAGGATGTTTGGGAAAACTTAAAGAAATTTACTGATGCCCGCATCGCCATTGGTCGCGCTGGCTGTAGTATTCCGACCCATGAACTGCTGAAATTTCAACTGGCACATGCGGAAGCACAAGATGCGGTACATCAAGCTTTAGATGTCGAACAATTAGTTGCAAGTTTTAATACACTAGGTTTGGATAGTCTGACGATACACAGTCAAGCTGAAAATAAGCAAGAATACTTAAAACGTCCTGACCTTGGTCGCCTGTTAAGTCCAGCTTCACAGCACGGCTTAGAGGTTTTTAAATCCAGTAACCCACAAAACTATGATGTCTGTATTGTGATTGGTGATGGACTATCAGCACGGGCAATTGAGGAAAATGCTGTACCTTTTATTCAGCATTTCATCTCACATCTACACACTGAGCGCTGGAGCATTGCACCGATGGTTATTGCGACTGGAAGCCGAGTCGCTTTGGGTGATCCTGTTGCAGAGTGCCTACAAGCGACTATGCTCGTGATGCTAATTGGCGAAAGACCCGGTCTAAGCTCACCTGATAGTATGGGCATTTACTATACATGGAAAGCAGCCTCAGGCACGTTGGATTCTAAACGGAACTGTATTTCAAATGTTCGGCCTGCGGGCTTAAGCATTCCTGTTGCAGTTCAACGGCTAATGTCTCTCATGCGTAGCTCTAAAAAACTCGGCTACTCAGGTGTAGACTTAAAAGATGAACATGAAATAGTCAGTCTAGACATGGAACATACGCCTAAACGATTGTTTTAA
- a CDS encoding ethanolamine ammonia-lyase subunit EutB — protein sequence MAYKTLIRHQHYTFNDLKTLMAKATPLRSGDQLAGVAAENATEHVAAQMALADVPLKQFLTEALIDYEQDEITRLIIDEHRSDLFAPISHFTVGDFRNWLLSEDATTQKLQQLSLGLTPEMVAAVSKIMRNQDLILVASKCEVVTQFRNTIGLKGHLSTRLQPNHPTDDLLGISASILDGLMYGNGDAVIGINPATDNLQNLSELLKLLDHVIQEHHIPTQSCVLTHISSGIQLAEKNVPIDLMFQSIAGTQRANEGFGINLELLREGYEATLALKRGTVGQNVMYFETGQGSALSSNAHHGVDQQTLEVRAYAVARKFNPLLVNTVVGFIGPEYLYNGKQIIRAGLEDHFCGKLLGLPMGCDICYTNHADADQNDMDVLLTLFGAAGLNFIMGIPGSDDVMLNYQTTSFHDALYLRQLLGLKAAPEFDLWLAEQGIFKQQQQHILWPKHIPPQFEKLLHI from the coding sequence ATGGCTTATAAAACGTTGATTAGACATCAGCACTATACGTTTAATGATTTAAAAACTTTAATGGCAAAAGCGACTCCTCTGCGCTCAGGCGATCAACTTGCAGGTGTTGCAGCTGAAAATGCCACAGAACATGTTGCCGCACAAATGGCATTGGCCGATGTTCCACTCAAACAATTCTTAACTGAGGCATTAATTGACTATGAACAAGATGAAATCACACGCTTAATCATTGATGAGCACCGCAGTGATTTATTTGCGCCGATTTCACATTTTACCGTAGGAGACTTTCGTAATTGGCTACTCAGTGAAGATGCGACTACGCAGAAACTACAACAACTTTCGCTCGGCTTAACCCCTGAAATGGTGGCTGCAGTGAGTAAGATTATGCGCAATCAAGACCTCATCTTGGTTGCGAGTAAATGTGAAGTCGTCACCCAATTTCGCAACACCATCGGTTTAAAAGGCCATCTCTCAACCCGTTTACAACCCAATCACCCAACCGATGATCTCTTGGGTATATCGGCCAGTATTTTGGATGGTTTGATGTATGGTAATGGTGATGCCGTCATTGGGATTAACCCTGCAACCGATAACCTACAAAATTTATCGGAGCTACTCAAATTACTTGATCATGTGATCCAAGAGCATCACATTCCAACCCAGTCTTGTGTACTGACGCATATCAGTTCAGGGATTCAATTGGCTGAGAAAAATGTGCCGATTGATTTAATGTTTCAGTCCATTGCAGGCACACAGCGTGCCAATGAAGGTTTCGGCATTAACCTTGAATTACTGCGCGAAGGCTATGAAGCGACACTAGCTCTCAAGCGTGGGACTGTGGGACAAAATGTGATGTATTTTGAAACAGGTCAAGGTAGTGCTTTATCTAGTAATGCACATCACGGCGTAGATCAGCAAACTTTAGAAGTCCGTGCCTATGCGGTAGCCCGTAAATTCAACCCACTGCTGGTGAACACAGTTGTTGGCTTTATTGGCCCAGAGTATTTATACAATGGCAAACAAATTATCCGTGCAGGCTTAGAAGACCACTTTTGTGGCAAGCTCTTAGGCTTACCTATGGGTTGTGACATTTGTTATACCAACCATGCCGATGCCGACCAAAACGACATGGATGTACTACTCACACTATTTGGTGCAGCTGGCCTGAACTTTATTATGGGTATTCCAGGCTCGGATGACGTCATGCTGAACTATCAAACCACGTCATTTCATGATGCACTGTATTTAAGGCAGCTTTTGGGCTTAAAAGCCGCACCTGAGTTTGATCTGTGGTTGGCTGAACAAGGCATCTTTAAACAACAGCAACAGCACATTCTCTGGCCAAAACATATCCCACCACAATTTGAAAAACTTCTACATATATAA
- a CDS encoding 2-hydroxychromene-2-carboxylate isomerase, with amino-acid sequence MKSVEFYFDLGSPYSYLAYYRLLQMAEQQEIQIVYKPILLGGVFKATGNRSPIEIPVKGGYSILDMQRWAEYYHIPMQMNPHFPMNTLTLMRILTGVQLLHLEKFEQVLKLLFDAMFRIPQNLNEPTALAEVLKPSGFSVEDIMSMVQSDVVKQKLITETELAIQRGIFGAPTFFVGDEMYWGQDRLHFVEQALNKAG; translated from the coding sequence ATGAAAAGCGTAGAATTTTATTTTGATTTAGGCAGCCCATATAGTTATTTGGCTTACTATCGTTTACTGCAAATGGCAGAGCAGCAAGAGATTCAGATTGTCTATAAGCCTATTTTATTGGGCGGGGTGTTTAAAGCAACAGGCAATCGTAGTCCGATTGAGATTCCAGTCAAAGGGGGTTATTCAATTTTAGATATGCAGCGCTGGGCGGAGTATTACCATATTCCAATGCAGATGAACCCGCATTTTCCGATGAACACTTTAACCCTAATGCGCATTTTGACAGGCGTTCAATTGTTGCATCTCGAAAAGTTTGAGCAAGTTTTAAAACTTTTATTCGATGCGATGTTTAGGATACCACAAAATCTGAATGAACCTACTGCCTTGGCAGAAGTGCTAAAACCGAGTGGCTTCTCTGTAGAAGATATTATGAGTATGGTTCAGTCGGATGTAGTGAAACAGAAACTGATCACTGAAACAGAATTGGCCATTCAGCGTGGCATTTTTGGTGCACCGACATTCTTTGTGGGTGATGAAATGTATTGGGGCCAAGATCGCCTACATTTTGTAGAACAAGCGTTGAATAAAGCTGGCTAA
- a CDS encoding alpha/beta hydrolase, with amino-acid sequence MSALQNPLAYQPDVLGEDYEQLKLSFANDYEGEVCATLIRKKATQTTTKAVLYIHGFIDYFFQTEMAEQFNQHGYDFYALDLRKYGRSRLSHQNYYNVRDLREYDDEITQALEIIGAEGHLSVVLAGHSTGGLITTLYAAHHPQHPLIKALWANSPFYDFNMHPIKRKLGVPQLSRLAKHFPDLKFPSELNKWYVPSLHQSEHGEWNFDLQWKQPSYSMVRISFVRAIHEAQKEIHRGGLKLSVPALIMHSHQTLNPKKWGVAAQTSDVILDVKDIEKQAKNLQGDICVETIQNGLHDLVLSAPDVRAEVYTKLFQWLEQKNL; translated from the coding sequence ATGTCAGCACTACAAAACCCGCTCGCGTATCAACCAGATGTCCTTGGTGAAGACTACGAACAACTCAAACTCAGTTTTGCTAATGACTACGAAGGTGAAGTTTGCGCAACTCTCATTCGTAAAAAAGCCACGCAAACCACAACCAAAGCAGTGCTGTATATTCATGGATTTATTGACTACTTCTTCCAAACAGAAATGGCTGAACAGTTCAATCAGCATGGTTACGACTTTTACGCACTTGATTTAAGAAAATATGGTCGCTCCCGTTTAAGCCACCAAAACTACTACAATGTCCGTGATCTGCGCGAATATGACGATGAAATTACTCAAGCTCTTGAGATTATAGGTGCTGAAGGTCATCTTTCTGTTGTACTGGCAGGACACTCGACTGGCGGTTTAATTACCACACTATATGCAGCGCACCATCCACAACACCCTCTAATCAAAGCGCTATGGGCCAACAGTCCTTTTTATGATTTTAATATGCATCCAATTAAACGCAAACTTGGCGTGCCGCAACTCAGCCGACTTGCAAAGCATTTCCCAGACTTAAAATTTCCAAGTGAACTGAATAAATGGTATGTACCAAGCCTACATCAAAGTGAACACGGCGAGTGGAACTTTGATTTGCAGTGGAAACAACCAAGTTATTCTATGGTTCGCATCAGTTTTGTCCGTGCCATCCATGAAGCACAAAAAGAAATTCATCGTGGCGGTTTAAAGCTTTCTGTTCCTGCACTGATTATGCATTCACATCAAACACTCAACCCCAAAAAATGGGGCGTAGCTGCACAAACCAGTGATGTAATTTTAGATGTCAAAGACATTGAAAAACAGGCGAAAAATCTACAAGGTGACATCTGTGTCGAGACCATTCAAAATGGTTTACACGACTTAGTCTTATCTGCACCAGATGTTCGTGCCGAAGTCTATACCAAGCTATTTCAGTGGCTAGAACAAAAGAATCTTTAA
- a CDS encoding YceI family protein, translating to MNFKALTIGLAVATATTFAMAKPVTYQIDPTHTATVFTWSHFGFSTPSANFSDIQGVINVDNAKPANSSVNVTIPLSSLNTNVKALDEHLQGADFFDAAKYPNITFKSTKVQAVGANKYKITGDLTVKNVTKPVVLDAVLNKQGEHPMTKAQSIGFNATTSFDRSAFGVGAYVPNVGDKITVNITTEASVPQPKAAAK from the coding sequence ATGAACTTTAAAGCTTTAACAATCGGTTTGGCTGTTGCAACTGCGACTACATTTGCTATGGCGAAACCTGTGACATATCAAATTGACCCTACACATACAGCAACAGTTTTCACATGGAGTCACTTTGGTTTTTCAACGCCATCTGCAAACTTTAGCGACATTCAAGGTGTGATTAACGTTGACAATGCAAAACCTGCAAATTCATCGGTGAATGTAACGATTCCTTTATCTAGCTTAAACACGAACGTAAAAGCTTTGGATGAGCACTTACAGGGTGCAGATTTCTTTGATGCAGCAAAATATCCAAACATCACTTTTAAAAGTACTAAAGTACAAGCGGTTGGTGCAAACAAATACAAAATCACAGGTGACTTAACTGTTAAAAACGTGACTAAGCCTGTTGTATTGGATGCTGTATTGAATAAGCAAGGTGAGCATCCAATGACGAAAGCTCAATCTATTGGTTTCAATGCGACAACTTCTTTTGACCGTTCTGCTTTTGGTGTAGGTGCATATGTGCCTAACGTGGGTGATAAAATCACTGTGAATATCACCACTGAAGCATCTGTTCCACAGCCTAAAGCCGCTGCGAAATAA
- a CDS encoding helix-turn-helix domain-containing protein — protein sequence MMAMQHLIQKRQEIEKLRTSSSISTVQAEQLGKSIASSWQRSNSAEIPKDRFAAPISEGSMSQGSALQHALSYCADELKHIAQQSSMVVAVGDIGSTIIWSASSKQMRNAAESVHFVEGGQWREELVGTNALALSLKTQQSSCVFSNEHYMSSIHDWVCYAAPIIDPYSKHVLGVIDLSTTWKNHNSLGLLAAERCASIIQTALLEYQRQQLYIRAFGVPQVLFNGKVMVLTPRQIEILTILALCPQGMTLDTLHQALYGERKVSIGTLKAEMSQLRDLLGGMLGSRPYRILAHIEADFLQAEQALDAAYIETALKLCSGVLLPKTESPFLCAWRDCLESRLSSAIFKANETDMLFKHVARYPEAIDAVERLIELTPSGHPAHQLLEKYKI from the coding sequence ATGATGGCAATGCAACATTTAATACAGAAAAGACAAGAAATAGAAAAGCTTAGAACCAGCAGCAGTATTTCGACGGTACAAGCTGAACAGCTCGGAAAAAGCATTGCAAGTTCGTGGCAGCGTTCTAATTCGGCAGAGATTCCTAAGGATCGTTTTGCAGCGCCCATTTCTGAAGGTTCGATGTCACAAGGTTCAGCATTACAACATGCTTTAAGTTACTGCGCGGATGAGCTCAAGCATATTGCACAGCAGTCCTCAATGGTCGTTGCTGTGGGTGATATTGGTAGTACGATTATTTGGAGTGCTTCAAGTAAGCAAATGCGTAATGCTGCGGAAAGTGTACATTTTGTAGAAGGCGGGCAGTGGAGAGAGGAGTTGGTGGGGACTAATGCATTGGCATTGTCACTTAAAACCCAACAATCGAGTTGTGTGTTTTCTAATGAACATTATATGAGTTCCATCCATGATTGGGTTTGCTATGCAGCACCAATCATCGACCCCTATTCAAAACATGTTTTGGGGGTAATTGATTTATCGACCACGTGGAAAAATCATAATAGCCTTGGTTTACTGGCAGCAGAGCGCTGTGCATCTATCATTCAAACAGCATTATTGGAATACCAGCGTCAACAACTGTATATTCGTGCTTTTGGTGTGCCACAAGTGCTTTTTAATGGCAAAGTGATGGTGCTCACACCACGTCAAATTGAAATTCTGACTATTTTAGCGCTATGTCCACAAGGTATGACTTTAGATACCTTACATCAGGCATTATATGGTGAGCGAAAAGTGAGTATAGGCACACTTAAAGCAGAAATGTCGCAATTAAGGGATCTGTTGGGGGGGATGTTGGGATCTCGTCCTTACCGAATTTTGGCGCATATAGAAGCAGATTTCCTACAAGCAGAGCAGGCATTAGATGCTGCATATATTGAGACGGCCTTAAAGCTTTGCTCAGGTGTGTTATTGCCTAAAACAGAAAGTCCGTTTCTTTGCGCATGGCGCGACTGTTTGGAGTCACGTTTAAGTAGTGCGATTTTTAAAGCCAATGAAACTGATATGCTCTTTAAGCATGTGGCACGCTACCCAGAAGCAATTGATGCTGTTGAACGACTTATTGAGCTGACACCGAGTGGACACCCGGCGCATCAGCTACTTGAGAAATACAAAATTTAA
- a CDS encoding TetR/AcrR family transcriptional regulator, with product MRYKTGYKEEKRRELLKISAQLAKKQGFSNTGVDGFMKAAQMTSGAFYSHFSSKHELFEALIQFELQHSFQAWQANPHDNLEDWIDFELERYLALSHVQRPDQGCVIPSLATEVARSSETTKLYFQQEMLRGHALFTQQLGSETQAWAVLCQLVGAIVMARSMADEDLQREILSSSKWMIKNMLQLK from the coding sequence ATGCGCTATAAAACAGGCTATAAAGAAGAAAAACGTCGTGAGCTACTCAAAATCAGTGCTCAACTGGCCAAGAAACAAGGCTTTTCCAATACAGGTGTCGACGGTTTTATGAAAGCGGCTCAAATGACCAGCGGTGCTTTTTATTCGCATTTTTCATCAAAACATGAACTATTTGAAGCACTGATCCAATTCGAGTTGCAACACAGCTTCCAAGCATGGCAAGCCAATCCGCATGACAACCTCGAAGATTGGATTGACTTCGAACTTGAACGTTATTTAGCCCTTTCTCATGTGCAACGCCCAGATCAAGGCTGCGTTATTCCCTCTCTTGCAACCGAGGTAGCACGCAGTAGTGAAACAACAAAACTGTATTTTCAACAAGAAATGCTTCGTGGTCACGCACTCTTTACACAACAACTAGGCAGTGAAACACAAGCTTGGGCGGTACTGTGTCAACTGGTCGGTGCTATCGTCATGGCACGCAGCATGGCGGATGAAGATCTACAACGGGAAATTTTAAGCTCAAGCAAATGGATGATTAAAAACATGCTACAACTCAAGTAA
- a CDS encoding glutamine amidotransferase, which translates to MTTLPDTIYAIQHLAFEDLGAWEDVLYQLGYRVRYFEAGKDDLAKALNYTGLTVILGGPIGVYETEDYPFLQKEIDLLKVRLEKNLPTVGICLGAQLIAHALGAKVYAGHSKEIGWSQLQLNAVEHNPLQALVETEVLHWHGDTFELPAQAELLASSEVYPNQAFRVGNNILGLQFHPEVAADGLEKWLIGHTAELRQANINIPALRAENQRFAAQLEHVSGQVLAAFLKALVS; encoded by the coding sequence ATGACGACACTACCCGATACCATTTACGCGATTCAGCATCTTGCTTTTGAAGATTTGGGCGCATGGGAAGATGTATTATATCAATTAGGTTATCGGGTACGCTATTTTGAAGCAGGCAAAGATGACTTAGCTAAAGCATTGAACTACACAGGTCTAACCGTCATTTTAGGTGGCCCGATTGGGGTGTATGAAACTGAAGACTACCCTTTCTTACAAAAAGAAATAGACTTACTGAAAGTTCGTTTAGAAAAGAATTTACCGACTGTAGGCATTTGCTTAGGTGCGCAGTTGATTGCACATGCGCTCGGTGCAAAAGTATATGCAGGTCATAGCAAAGAAATTGGCTGGAGTCAGTTACAGCTCAATGCCGTTGAACATAACCCATTACAAGCATTGGTAGAAACTGAAGTACTTCATTGGCATGGCGACACCTTTGAACTCCCTGCTCAAGCTGAGCTGTTGGCCAGCTCAGAAGTTTATCCCAACCAAGCTTTTCGTGTAGGCAATAATATTCTTGGCTTACAGTTCCATCCAGAGGTTGCAGCCGATGGTTTAGAAAAATGGCTAATCGGGCATACTGCTGAACTTCGTCAAGCGAACATTAATATTCCAGCATTGCGTGCAGAGAACCAACGCTTTGCAGCCCAACTAGAACATGTCTCTGGACAAGTTTTGGCAGCGTTTTTAAAAGCACTGGTTTCATAG
- the eat gene encoding ethanolamine permease, with the protein MTDSPINSSTTPLSTSTVSTSDDYFEKRQLKQGAVGWLLLVGLGVAYVISGDFAGWNFGLAQGGWGGMFIATVVVAIMYLCMCLSMSEMATMLPTAGGGYSFARTAFGPLGGYLTGTAILIEYAIAPAAIACFIGAYCESLFGVGGWIIYLICYLVFMGIHLKGAGEALKIMFVITAIAAVALFVFIIAMAPHFNSANLFDIAPTENIGASSFLPMGYIGIWAAVPYAIWFFLAVEGVPLAAEEAKDPSKSLPRGLIGSMLILAAFALLILLLGVGAAGAEQLKESGAPLVDALVAVYGQNSWLASFVNFVGLAGLIASFFSIIYAYSRQIFALSRAGYLPTSLSLTNKNKAPYLAIIIPGIIGFLLSLTGEGDLLILMAVFGATISYVLMMLSHIKLRISRPELHRPYKTPGGIVTSSIALVLASIAVIAGFVVDPKVWFMAAAIYAVFIAYFIFHSRHRLVQGTPEEEFESIRKAEQDL; encoded by the coding sequence ATGACCGATTCTCCCATTAACAGCTCAACGACTCCGCTCTCGACTTCAACTGTAAGCACATCTGACGATTATTTTGAAAAAAGGCAACTGAAACAAGGTGCAGTAGGCTGGCTATTATTAGTCGGTTTAGGTGTGGCTTATGTCATTTCAGGTGACTTTGCTGGCTGGAACTTCGGTCTTGCTCAAGGTGGCTGGGGCGGTATGTTTATCGCAACGGTTGTCGTAGCCATCATGTACTTATGCATGTGCCTGTCTATGTCTGAAATGGCCACCATGCTACCTACTGCGGGAGGTGGCTATAGCTTTGCGCGTACCGCATTTGGTCCACTTGGCGGTTATCTCACAGGCACAGCGATTTTAATTGAATATGCCATCGCCCCTGCGGCTATCGCATGCTTTATTGGTGCTTACTGCGAGTCCTTATTTGGTGTCGGTGGATGGATCATTTATCTAATCTGCTATCTGGTTTTTATGGGCATTCATCTCAAAGGTGCAGGCGAAGCACTCAAGATCATGTTTGTCATTACCGCCATTGCAGCCGTAGCTCTTTTTGTCTTTATCATTGCGATGGCGCCACATTTTAACAGCGCCAACTTATTTGACATTGCACCAACTGAAAATATTGGAGCAAGTAGCTTCCTCCCAATGGGTTATATCGGTATTTGGGCGGCAGTACCCTATGCCATTTGGTTCTTTTTAGCAGTAGAAGGTGTACCACTGGCAGCCGAAGAAGCCAAAGATCCATCCAAATCATTACCGCGTGGTTTGATCGGTTCAATGTTGATTTTGGCCGCTTTTGCCCTACTTATTCTGCTCTTAGGTGTTGGTGCTGCTGGCGCAGAACAACTCAAAGAATCAGGCGCACCCTTAGTTGATGCATTGGTGGCAGTCTATGGTCAAAACAGTTGGTTAGCAAGTTTTGTCAATTTTGTCGGTCTAGCAGGTTTAATTGCGAGTTTCTTCTCTATTATCTATGCCTATTCACGTCAAATTTTTGCCTTATCACGTGCGGGGTATTTACCGACCTCGTTATCACTGACCAATAAAAACAAAGCACCCTATTTAGCGATTATTATTCCCGGCATCATTGGCTTTTTATTGTCCCTAACAGGTGAAGGTGATCTACTCATCCTGATGGCGGTATTTGGTGCGACCATTTCTTATGTCTTGATGATGCTTTCTCACATTAAACTGCGCATCAGCCGTCCAGAGTTACACCGTCCCTATAAAACCCCAGGTGGAATTGTCACCTCATCGATTGCTTTGGTTTTAGCCAGCATTGCAGTGATTGCTGGTTTTGTGGTGGATCCTAAAGTTTGGTTTATGGCTGCCGCTATTTATGCGGTCTTTATTGCCTACTTTATTTTCCATAGTCGCCATCGACTCGTTCAAGGCACGCCTGAAGAAGAATTTGAAAGTATTCGTAAGGCCGAACAAGACTTATAG
- a CDS encoding SDR family oxidoreductase, with translation MDGLQPEQQFQKADARKKVALVIGAGDATGGEIAKRFARGGYVACMTRRNAEKLQPLIAEIEAEGGLAYGFASDARKEEQVIALVEEIEANIGEIDVLVFNIGANVPCSILEETARKYFKIWEMACFGAFLTGREVAKRMVVREHGSIIFTGATAGIRGAANFAAFAGAKHALRALAQSMARELGPKNIHVAHVVVDGAIDTDFIKDSFPDMYARKEHDGILNPVHIAENYWHLSQQPRDAWTHELDLRPWMETW, from the coding sequence ATGGATGGATTACAGCCAGAGCAGCAGTTTCAAAAGGCTGATGCGAGAAAGAAAGTTGCATTAGTGATTGGCGCAGGAGATGCTACAGGGGGTGAAATCGCGAAACGTTTTGCACGCGGTGGATACGTTGCCTGCATGACACGAAGAAATGCGGAAAAGCTTCAGCCCTTAATTGCAGAAATAGAAGCTGAAGGTGGTCTTGCATATGGTTTTGCTTCTGATGCACGTAAAGAAGAGCAAGTGATCGCTTTGGTGGAAGAAATTGAAGCCAATATTGGTGAAATCGATGTTTTGGTGTTTAACATTGGTGCGAATGTGCCATGTAGTATTTTAGAAGAAACTGCACGTAAGTATTTTAAAATTTGGGAAATGGCTTGTTTCGGGGCGTTTCTGACTGGGCGTGAAGTGGCGAAGCGTATGGTCGTGCGTGAACACGGTAGTATTATTTTCACGGGGGCAACTGCAGGCATTCGCGGTGCAGCAAACTTTGCAGCTTTTGCAGGGGCGAAACATGCACTGCGTGCCTTAGCGCAAAGTATGGCACGTGAGCTCGGCCCGAAAAATATTCATGTGGCACACGTAGTGGTGGATGGCGCAATTGATACCGACTTTATTAAAGACAGTTTTCCTGACATGTACGCGCGGAAAGAACACGATGGCATATTAAATCCCGTGCATATTGCAGAAAATTATTGGCATTTGTCGCAGCAACCGCGTGATGCATGGACGCATGAGTTAGATTTAAGACCTTGGATGGAAACGTGGTAA